The genomic interval TCAACACTCCATGCATCGAGGGATGATGAGGCCCCATGTTGAGCACCATGGGTTCAGTTTTTGTCTCAATCATTGCCATAGAAGAACGGTCTCCCCTTTTGTGAAGGTCTGCGAAGTGGCTGGGTACACTTTAGATTATAAGGACTGGTGGCTAGAAGAGTTGATTATGAGCGAGCTAGATTCTATTCAGGATGTCAAGGACAACCATAGAAAATAGGCGATAGAAGGGTTAGCCATCAGTGATCAGCAAAAGGCTAATAGCTGACGGCTGACGGCTAAATTACTCAGTCTCGCTCACAACGGGTTTGAAGCTGCAAAGCAGGGTTCGTTGACAGCCCCTAAGAATTGCGAATTAAACCATATCGGCAATTCCAATCGTAAGGGCTTAGCATTCGGGCAGAAACCTTTGCCATCGCCGAAAGCGTCTCTGCCGCATGCTAAGCCCCTTGTGTGTAGGGCAGCTTTCAGCAACAGTAATGAAAGTTGGGTCAGGTCAAGTGCACTCTGGTATGCCCCTAAGGCTAGCCAAGCCTGGATGTAGATTAGACGCTTTTGCTGACCCTAAGCCCGCTCCAGCCGCTCACCACACTGAACAGTATCATAGGGCTGCCCCTGCAGTGGACATGACCCTGGACTGACAAGGAAAGTGGGTTCTGAGGCTGTAAACCCTGGATGGATTGAAGGAGCCTTTATGTCATCGTCGTCCCCTGTCGTTGATGCTGTATTGGGTTTAGACATTGGCAAAACACGGATTCATGGGGTGTTGCTCTGTGGCACCCAAGCGCTTCGACGCAAAGCGGTCGCCAACACAGTTGCTGGGCACCAAGAATTGCTCGCTTGGTTGAGCCAGCAACGCTTTACCCAGTTACATGCCTGTCTCGAAGCCACCAGCACCTATGGGCATGCCATCGCCAAGCAGTTGCATCACGCCGGGTATGGCGTGACGATTGCCAATCCCCAAGCGGTCCATGCTTATGCCCAGAGTCGCTTGAGTCGCACCAAGACCGATGCGGCTGATGCTCGCTTAATTGCCGAATACTGCCGTGACCTGAAGCCTGAGCTTTGGCAACCACCGGCCCCTGAGGTGGAAGTGTTGCAAAATCTGATGCGACGGGTGCAGGCCCTCGAGCAGATGATTGGACAGGAAACCAATCGCCTCGAAACGGCTCCCCCTGAGTTGGTAAGCGAGATTAATACTCACATCACCTTTATGGAAGACCAACTCAAAGCCTTGCGAGACAAGATTCGAACCCATATCGACCAATTCCCCGGTCTCAAACGGCAACACGAATTGCTCGATTCGATTCCTGGTATTGGTCCTCACACCGCGGCCCTGATTCTCGCAGAAATCGGCAGTTGGCAGCACTTTGCTTCGGCTCGGCAGTTGGCGGCTTACGCCGGACTCACGCCCCAGGAAAAAACCTCTGGCACATCGATTCACGGCAAGCCCAGGCTGTGCAAACTTGGTAATGCCCGCTTACGCAAAGCCCTGTTTCTCCCAGCCCTGTGCCTTTTACGCTGGAGCAAGCCGATTCAAGCTTGGCGCGCACAACTCCTCCAGCGCCACAAAACTAAGCGTCAAGTCGTCGGGGCCGTGATGCATAAGCTGATTCGCTGGATTTACGGGGTTCTGCACGCCAATAAACCTTTTGACGCCCAGGTCTGCTTCCCGACCTCATCGACTTGACACCTGCAACTTTGCACAGTATCTACAAGTTACCGATTTTATTTTGTTCTTGTTCCTAAGCTTCTTTATGGTGGTTCACTTCAATCACCGTGTGGACATTCCCACGGGGTAAGAAGTCACCTTTAATCCGAATTTCTAGGGGATCACAGGCGGCGATGAAATCATCCAGGATTTGATTGACAGACTCTTCGTGGGAAATGTAGCGATCGCGGTAGTTGTTGATATATAGCTTCAACGCCTTCAACTCCACGACCCGCTGATTAGGAACATAGGTAAGGTGGATAGTGGCAAAGTCAGGATAACCAGAAAACGGGCACTTACAGGTAAATTCCGGCAGCGTAATATGAATTTCGTAGCGCCGTCCAATCCTGGGATTGGGAAACGTAATCAAGGTGCCCTCTGCAATTAAACGCTCCCCATATTTTGACTCTGTACTGTGTTCCTGATTTTCAGTTTCAGAGAGGGGCGATCGCTGGGCGGGAGAATAGCTCATAAATACTGAGGCAGCGTTAAGATTTGCCCCTTGATCTTAAAACATTTGCTTCTCCGATTCGTCAAATCCCGGGATAGGGCTAAGGGCAATTGGTGATTGGTCGCCAGTTACCCCCATTCGTCTTCGTCATTCATCACCCAGGGTTCACTGCTAGCTGTTCACTGCTCAACGTCTCCCCCCTCCCATTTCCCTTACTACTCCCCCCTCTCTTCTCTCCCACTCCCCCTTTTCTGTAAATTTCTTGACTAAATGCAATGAGATTGTGCCACTTCTATTGATCTCATGCATAATTTATGCGCGATTCACTACGCTTCGACCTATGACTTCCAAAACAAACGCCAAACCCCCGATGTCTAATGCCAAACCCTCTGGTTCTCCCAACCCACCAGTGAATAATCCTTACTCACCTTCGGTGCCAATTTCGCTCTACCGCGAGGTTACAAATGAGTTGCAGACAACCAAAACGCAGGCAGATTCCCTGAAACTTCAAAATCAGGAATTGGTTCAGCAAAACCAGCAATTACGGCTGGAAATTGAACGGGTGGTTCAAACTGCCTTGAAACTGCGACAGGTAGCCGACTCCTTCAGCTCTGGTAAACTGGCGACCGCAGATGCTCCGCAACCAGAAGTAGAAATTCATTTTGAGCATCCTCCTACTCCTGTGGCATCCCCCGTTTCTACCAAGTCAATCGAGGCAGAAGCACCAGAGTTTCCTACGCCACCCCTGAAGAAAAAATTGGTGACTGAACAACAACCGCCTCAACCGCGTCGGAAGATTCAGTCCGATCGTCCTTCAGAAATTAGCGGTTGGTGGCTAGTACTGACCATTATTGTGATTGTTGTGACTGCCTTTGGGACTGGTTTCTTAATCGTCCGCCCGCTTTTACCCAGTAAATAAACAAGTCATTGCTATTAATGGATTTTGGCTTGGTTGCCGATATGTTAAAGCAATTGTGGCGAAGAGCGGTCTTGTCATCCCCAAAGTGTATCTTTGTCTACAAAAGATCCACTTTTGACGGTGATAGAAAGTGTCATGCTAGATATCAAAGTTTGTCACTAGAAGTAGTGAAGGAGTGTAGGATTTGAAGAAAGTAGAAGCAATCATCCGTCCATTTAAGCTAGACGAAGTGAAGATCGCTCTGGTGAATGCTGGCATTGTCGGTATGACCGTTTCAGAAGTCAGAGGCTTTGGTCGGCAAAAGGGGCAAACTGAGCGTTATCGTGGCTCAGAATACACGGTCGAGTTCTTGCAAAAGCTCAAGGTTGAGATTGTTGTTGAAAATGATCAGGTGGATATGGTGGTTGAAAAAATCATCGTAGCCGCTCGGACAGGCGAAATTGGCGATGGCAAAATCTTTATCAGTCCCGTCGAGCAAATCGTCCGAATTCGGACGGGTGAGAAGAATCTGGAAGCAATCTAAGCTTTTCAGGCTTTAGCAATTTTGATAGCCCCTTAAAAAGGCACTCCTGAGTACTCAGCGAGTGCCTTTTTTAATTTGTGAACTGTGGTGCGGCTGAATTTGCTCCTTCATTCAGTCATCCCTTCACTTCAGCTTTCCTTCCCTCTTTCCTTCCCTTTACACTTCTCCACCTCCTATAGCAGTCCTGAATCATTTGTGAAAAAGGAGAGTTGTGAAAGTCTTTCCCGGAGGGAAAGCCCTTTCACAATCCAAATAGGATCGCTATATGTCCTATCCTTAACCCTTATCCTCTCCCCCTACCCCCATTCCTCAACCTGCTTAGCTTCGGCGCTGATTAATTGCTGCTCTACTGCTTTCCAATTTACCTGCGCTTTCAATACATCCCGAATTAAGATCCCCTGCTGTAACTGTAAAACTCGATCGCAGAACTGCTCTGCCAGGTTCAGTTGATGGTTAACCATAAATATCGTTGTTCTATCGGTTTTAGAGAGATCTTCCAGAACATTGAGCAGCAGGGCAGCACGGCCCGCGTCCAGGGCGGAGGTTGGCTCATCCAACAAAAGTACGCTGGGCTGCATGATCAGGGCACGGGCGATCGCTACCATCTGGCGTTGCCCCACCGAGAGTTGCAGTTCAGTTCGGCTCAACCACTCTGAGGGAATTCGCAAGCGCTCTGTCCATTCTGCAACCCTCTGCCGAATCAATTTGTCGTTGGTCTGCTGTAACCTTAAAGGGTACTCAAGGGCCTGTTGAACCGTCATACCCAACAATTTAGATTCTTGTAAAACCAGAACAACCCGTTGTCGGAGTTGAACTACCGGAATCTGGCTTAATTTCGTCCCATTCAAGTAAATTGTGCCCTGGGTAGGGTCACTCAACCGGTTCAACAAGCGCAGAAGGGATGTTTTCCCTGCACCTGAGGGACCAACAAGGGCAACGCGATCGCCCCGCCCTGCCTCAAAAGAAATCTCCTTCAGCAAATACACTGTTTCCCTTACCATTGTCCCCTTTTGCCTCAGGCTTCCAGATCCCAAAGCTTTAGGAACAAGGCTGACCTGCTCAAAACGGACGGAGGGTGGCTCATTAATAGCAGTCATCAGGAATGCTGCCCCAGGGCTGTCCAAATCGTCCAGGCGTCCATTAAAACCAGTAACACTGTCAATCCCAGCAAAATCAAATACATCCAGGGTTGGGAAAGTGGACGCACATCCCTTGTGTCAATGCCTGTCCGCGCCTGCACCTCCTGCACGAGACGAGCAAAACCAGCAACGCGCATCGGTAACAGATACCCCTGCCCACTGTGGCTGAGGAAGTAATAGACCAACCCTCCCTGCCCTGTAGAACGCGGTTTTAATGCCTTAATTTCTGTCCAGGGCAGTATCCAGCCCCGACGAAACAGACGAGGCACCCAACTGGCATAGGAGACCTGAATTCCCTGCTGATCTAAAATAACGCGCTCACTCAAGGCCCCAGATAAAAAAATCCCGCCTAAACCAATTCCAACCCACAGCAGTTGAAACGGAATACCCGACCCGGAAGTTTGGGCTAGAAATGGTAAGGGCACCGTCAGCGCACCATACAGGCATAATAATGTCAAACGAATCAACGGAGAAATCCGAAAAACAACAGTCGGTTCCAGCCTGCATGCTTCATCATTCGATCGCTGAGTTAAGGGTTCAATCTCGTGACTCGGATTGGTCTCCGTATCAGCCTGAAATGGACGATTCAAATCCACAAGGGTCTCCACTGCGCTTTCTTCTACCAATTTAAGCTGAAATTGTCGGTGAACGATCGCTGAAAGGAGAGGGTTGTAAGGTGAGGACATTTCCTTGCACAACCTTTAAGGCATCTCTGGGCATTAAATTACATACGGGTTCTCCTCAGCACATCAATGAAACACAGCTATGCTTTAACGAGTTGAAAATCAGTTGAATTTGCTTTCACAAAGTAACAATTTTGTTTTGTAGCTTCCTCTAATCCATCCTTCAGTATATTCTCTGACCCTTCCTTAGTAATTCAGCAAAATAAACAGCAGGGTTGCCAAAACCGAAGTATAAAAAATAGACCTTTTTCAATGTTTAGTTTGAGAAAGGCGGTTCTTCTTTCCACAGGAATTATTCATCTTGTCTGCATCGCCAAAAATAAATGTGTTTATTTAAACCTTCAATTCAACAAGATTTAGGTATTTGAAATTGGTGATTCACGATGTCTTAATTAACTTAGATCGGGATACTGAATTGTTTTTTGTGTTTAGGGAGACATGCTTCAATCTTGCTTTAAAGAAGCTCGGCTCTCCTTACAGAGATTTTATAAAAGTCAGGCTTAAAAGACCATCTACCAGTGTTATGGATTAGAAAGGTGCAGATTTGTAATAATTTAGAGCCTTCTCCTAAAGTCCGAAAAACGGAAGTTTAAAGCATCAATAAACCCTGATTTTTTTCACTTTTAGGTTCAGCTATTTAGCGGATCTTGATCAAATTGAGGGAATGTTAGGTTTGAAATGTAATAAAGAGTTTCTACCAAAACTGGTTTGTCTACTAGTTGGAAGATCATTGGTGGTAACTCGTTGAGGTTGACTCGAATTCTTTCTTGCAGCGCGGTAAGTCTGCTTCTAAAAATGAAACACGATGTTGAACGTCAGCCCGCAAGTGTTGAGGTGGGTGTTTACGAGTGCGAGATTCATCTCAAGTTCAGGTTGATTGAGGAAAAAAGCATCCTGAGCGATCGGGAAAAACTTCTGGAAACCCTGATTGATGCGTTTGTGTGTGGAACCGATGAGTACATGGAGCCGATCGAGATCGAGGTAGAAGCCCATGCGGTACCCGAAGTGCAAGCATCTCCTCAAATGCGGCGTCGGCTAATTCGCTTACGAAATTCCAGAGATCTTGCTTAGTCTGCCTGTAACGTCTATGTCGGTTCCCTTTGGCAAGTTTCAGGAACTTCGTAGAAAATTTACTCGAATAAATTTCTGGATTCCTAGTTGACATATGCCGCTGTATTCGTTAGCCTTATTAAGGTCTAGTTAATACGCCCCCATCGTCTAGAGGCCTAGGACACCTCCCTTTCACGGAGGCGACGGGGATTCGAATTCCCCTGGGGGTATTACTCAGTCACTCAAAAATGATAGAAATGTTCTTAAAGGGCATCCTGTTTTCTTTGAGCAAGTGCATCCATATAGAGACCCGATTAATCGTGGCTCCAGGAAATAGGGATTGGCAGAGTTTTGCTATACGCTCTGTACCTGATGGGGTATGTGTTTCCCTATCTGCCTGTTAATCGATCGAATCGCTCTCGGACTGCCAGGTTAACAAGGGAACGCAGCAGAAACAGCATGCCAAGTCCAGATAAGCCAAAGGCAACAAATGCCCACAGCTTGAATCCCCCGACCAGCAATACGACGCCAGATAGCAACGAGAATCCAACCAGACACGCATAGATCAAGCTTCTAA from Kovacikia minuta CCNUW1 carries:
- a CDS encoding IS110 family RNA-guided transposase, with product MSSSSPVVDAVLGLDIGKTRIHGVLLCGTQALRRKAVANTVAGHQELLAWLSQQRFTQLHACLEATSTYGHAIAKQLHHAGYGVTIANPQAVHAYAQSRLSRTKTDAADARLIAEYCRDLKPELWQPPAPEVEVLQNLMRRVQALEQMIGQETNRLETAPPELVSEINTHITFMEDQLKALRDKIRTHIDQFPGLKRQHELLDSIPGIGPHTAALILAEIGSWQHFASARQLAAYAGLTPQEKTSGTSIHGKPRLCKLGNARLRKALFLPALCLLRWSKPIQAWRAQLLQRHKTKRQVVGAVMHKLIRWIYGVLHANKPFDAQVCFPTSST
- the queF gene encoding preQ(1) synthase gives rise to the protein MSYSPAQRSPLSETENQEHSTESKYGERLIAEGTLITFPNPRIGRRYEIHITLPEFTCKCPFSGYPDFATIHLTYVPNQRVVELKALKLYINNYRDRYISHEESVNQILDDFIAACDPLEIRIKGDFLPRGNVHTVIEVNHHKEA
- a CDS encoding P-II family nitrogen regulator produces the protein MKKVEAIIRPFKLDEVKIALVNAGIVGMTVSEVRGFGRQKGQTERYRGSEYTVEFLQKLKVEIVVENDQVDMVVEKIIVAARTGEIGDGKIFISPVEQIVRIRTGEKNLEAI
- a CDS encoding ABC transporter ATP-binding protein, which gives rise to MTAINEPPSVRFEQVSLVPKALGSGSLRQKGTMVRETVYLLKEISFEAGRGDRVALVGPSGAGKTSLLRLLNRLSDPTQGTIYLNGTKLSQIPVVQLRQRVVLVLQESKLLGMTVQQALEYPLRLQQTNDKLIRQRVAEWTERLRIPSEWLSRTELQLSVGQRQMVAIARALIMQPSVLLLDEPTSALDAGRAALLLNVLEDLSKTDRTTIFMVNHQLNLAEQFCDRVLQLQQGILIRDVLKAQVNWKAVEQQLISAEAKQVEEWG
- a CDS encoding Npun_R1517 family heterocyst differentiation transcriptional regulator translates to MKHDVERQPASVEVGVYECEIHLKFRLIEEKSILSDREKLLETLIDAFVCGTDEYMEPIEIEVEAHAVPEVQASPQMRRRLIRLRNSRDLA